A stretch of Lactuca sativa cultivar Salinas chromosome 6, Lsat_Salinas_v11, whole genome shotgun sequence DNA encodes these proteins:
- the LOC111914216 gene encoding pectinesterase inhibitor, with product MAFSLDISYIHVLFLAFLTTSFPLPTKGDLIDDVCAEMPDNKPLCLDTLRADPRSKTQNFQVLAQISFDAAMKDASGLPPFVESLQISVRDSGVKERISGCVRNAENALGSITQAKQFLESRRYGIAYENARLANNTLSICGHTFLTPPAIEPLELKQAFDRSEALISIFMVVTRHMF from the coding sequence ATGGCCTTTTCTCTTGATATCTCATATATTCATGTTCTATTTCTTGCGTTTTTAACCACTTCTTTTCCACTTCCCACTAAGGGAGACCTAATCGATGATGTTTGTGCCGAAATGCCAGATAATAAACCTCTTTGTCTAGACACATTAAGAGCTGACCCACGTTCTAAAACacaaaattttcaagttttagcACAGATTTCGTTTGATGCAGCCATGAAAGATGCCAGTGGTTTGCCTCCATTTGTCGAGTCGCTGCAAATCTCAGTGAGGGACTCAGGAGTGAAAGAAAGGATTTCAGGGTGTGTGAGAAACGCTGAGAATGCTTTGGGGAGTATTACACAAGCGAAGCAATTTTTGGAGTCAAGACGTTATGGTATTGCATATGAGAATGCCCGTTTGGCTAACAACACATTGTCTATATGCGGACATACTTTTTTAACACCACCGGCTATTGagccacttgaattaaaacaagcaTTCGATAGGTCGGAGGCTCTTATTTCTATTTTTATGGTTGTTACCAGGCATATGTTTTGA
- the LOC111914189 gene encoding 40S ribosomal protein S14-3 codes for MSKRKVREPKEENVTLGPATREGELVFGVAHIFASFNDTFIHVTDISGRETMVRITGGMKVKADRDESSPYAAMLAAQDVSQRCKELGINALHIKLRATGGNKTKTPGPGAQSALRALARSGMKIGRIEDVTPIPTDSTRRKGGRRGRRL; via the exons ATG TCTAAAAGAAAGGTTCGGGAACCAAAGGAAGAAAATGTCACTCTTGGACCTGCTACTCGTGAAGGAGAGCTTGTATTTGGTGTGGCACACATCTTTGCATCCTTCAATGACACCTTCATT CATGTGACTGATATCTCTGGAAGGGAAACCATGGTCCGGATTACAG GTGGGATGAAGGTGAAGGCTGACAGGGATGAGTCGTCACCCTATGCAGCTATGCTTGCAGCACAGGATGTCTCTCAAAGAtgcaag GAACTTGGCATAAATGCTCTTCACATAAAGTTGAGGGCAACTGGAGGTAACAAGACAAAGACACCTGGCCCAGGTGCCCAATCTGCCCTCAGAGCTCTTGCTCGTTCTGGCATGAAGATTGGTCGCATAG AGGATGTGACTCCAATTCCAACTGACAGTACACGTAGAAAGGGTGGAAGAAGGGGAAGGAGGTTGTGA
- the LOC111914190 gene encoding 40S ribosomal protein S14-3 — protein MSKRKVREPKEENVTLGPATREGELVFGVAHIFASFNDTFIHVTDISGRETMVRITGGMKVKADRDESSPYAAMLAAQDVSQRCKELGINALHIKLRATGGNKTKTPGPGAQSALRALARSGMKIGRIEDVTPIPTDSTRRKGGRRGRRL, from the exons ATG TCTAAAAGAAAGGTTCGGGAACCAAAGGAAGAAAATGTCACTCTTGGACCTGCTACTCGTGAAGGAGAGCTTGTATTTGGTGTGGCACACATCTTTGCATCCTTCAATGACACCTTCATT CATGTGACTGATATCTCTGGAAGGGAAACCATGGTCCGGATTACAG GTGGGATGAAGGTGAAGGCTGACAGGGATGAGTCGTCACCCTATGCAGCTATGCTTGCAGCACAGGATGTCTCTCAAAGAtgcaag GAACTTGGCATAAATGCTCTTCACATAAAGTTGAGGGCAACTGGAGGTAACAAGACAAAGACACCTGGCCCAGGTGCCCAATCTGCCCTCAGAGCTCTTGCTCGTTCTGGCATGAAGATTGGTCGCATAG AGGACGTGACTCCAATTCCAACTGACAGTACACGTAGAAAGGGTGGAAGGAGAGGAAGGAGGTTGTGA